AATGAGTCACAGTGATAATCTGCCTGACAACACTACTATATTCATCCATTCAGCTACCGCATCCTACACCCCAGTGCTATCCCAAATCATACGTTTATGGACAGCAGGAAAGCTACAGAGAAGCTGCTGGCCTCCCTGGATATCGACCACAACCAGTATAGATTTGGACACACAAAGGTAGGAAGTAGCAGCTCGTATAAAGCAAAGCTGTTAGTGGCAAAATAATCAGcgcaaaaaagcaaaataacaatttttaataattttattcaattatttaaaaattggatggtatttttttatatgagcATGTAACAATAAATCTAATCTCCCGCCATTTTGGCTTCATGTAGGTTTTCTTCAAGGCAGGCCTGCTGGGCCACCTCGAAGAACTGAGAGATGAGCGTCTGGCCAAAATCCTGACGTTGCTGCAGGCAGCTGCTCGTGGCAAACTCATGAGGAATGAGCGGAATAAGTTCACAAGAATGAAGTAAGAAAACCAAAgacttttgttgacaaaatcatttcttttttatataccTGAATGAATATAAAACGCATTCATACGCAGAGGAAAGCATTTAAGTCTAATATTTCACAGGAAGGTGAAGACATGAGTGCAGACAAACACTCCCTCAACAGTTGCTTTTCTGAACAGGTTCAATAGCAACACAATCTGCAGCAAGCCTTTCAGCTTGTGATATACTATACCTTAGTGTTCACTCCCCTGCTCTAGTATGTGTGGCATGCAAGGGCAGCGTTATCGGCGTGTGTGAGGCGTGTGCTTGCCCTTGTATGGTTACCAGGCATGTGTGTGGCCCTACTGTTAATAAGGGgccacatctctctctctctctctctctctctctctctctctctctctctctctctctctctctctctctctctctctctcacacacacacacacacccacatcgTGGGTCTCTGGCCATTCTCTCCATCTACTCTCTCTAAATTAAACAATGCTGACGGTGTCCTCAGAGCCAGGTGGCGACATGTGTCAAGTGGCAGCTGCTCAGGCCCTCCCTAAAAATACAACCCCCGGCCCCCTCCCTGGATGCCCAATGGCCCCTGGCCCCTTTTGTCCTCAGCGCCTGTACTTCTAAGTGTGTGCATTGATGGGATATGTGACGGGTGACAGAGGATTAAAGTTGCCTGTTGGACAGAGGGCTTAAGTTTCTAAATAAACACAGACGCTCACCTTTGAGAGGCACCCGGCATGGAGTCATGTCAAAAATGCAATCAGTTCCAACCCCCTCACCTCCCACCCCAGCGTGTGCACACTCACTCAAACTTACCCTCTAAACACTGAAAGAGCGTCCTTGACCAGTCGGCTCTGGGTCCATATTTAGGGTTGCGAGACGCCATTCTAATGAGACTAAATCAATCTGGTAACCCTGTTTGGTCACAGTCATGAAACATGAAAAGCAGCATTAGGTGTATGATTACattttccctctgtgtgtgatTAGATACAAGACAGTGAGTAGCAGCAGGATTAGTGCCAAAAtaagtaactaaataaatacacgGGGAACTCCAGGATAAATCTTTTTGACCTTCTTCTCTTAACTTGATGTGACATTAACTTCTATTCACTTCTACAGCAGTGGTTCCCCATATAGCTTTGTCAGGTGAACTCATGTATTTTATCAATATCATCACGAGTCATATTCCGAATTTGTTCATTTGTATTTAGTTATTGTAACATTATTATAAAAGTGGATATTGTTACgatataaacacattttgatacAATTGAAATGTCAATGTTTAGTTTGGTTCAATCAAGTTTGCATTTGTACCATTAGTGGCAGAAGCTACACGTTTAACAATTTCCCCAAACTTTAACTAACTCTTTAACTCTTAGCTAACTATTTACACCACTCAGTACTTCATTAACTACTCCAACCACTGTTTCATTTATCAATATTGATAACGAGTTCAGTCattatatgttattttttttctaactattttaattgttttatagCTATTTTCAACAATTAATCCACTGGTTTTTGTCAACCGTTTAGATCTTCCGGCTTTTAGACCAGTTCTTATTAGCTTGAGCTACTCCAAAATATGTCCACGTACCTTCTGGCAGTATACCTGATTGGGAATTATCGGTCTCTGTGCCATTTTAGATttgtttcaaaaaacatttcatcttttttttaggGCGGCTCTGATGATCATCCAGTGGAACATCCGAGCCTTCAATGCTGTCAAACACTGGCCCTGGATGAAGCTCTTCTTCAAAATCAAGCCTCTACTGAAAAGCGCTGCCACTGAGAAAGAGCTGATCTCTCTGAAGGAGGAGATGGCCAAGTTGAAGGAGGCTCTGGAGAAATCTGAGGTCAAGCGCAAAGAGTTGGAGGAGAGGCAGGTCAGCCTGGTCCTGGAGAAGAACGATATCTCTCTACTGCTGCAGGCGGTACGTGGCATTCCTCAAGAATTCACACATTTAGCTTTTGGAAAGACAGATAGTTCATGCACGTTCAGAACACATACTCTTTCTACCCTGTAGGAGCAAGACAATCTTGCAGATGCCGAGGACCGCTGTGAGCTGCTCATCAAAACTAAGATCCAGCTGGAGGCCAAAGTGAAAGAAATCATGGAGAGGctggaggacgaggaggagatGAGCTCTACTTTGCTCGCCAAGAAGCGCAAGCTGGAGGATGAGTGTGCTGAGCTGAAGAGAGACATTGACGATCTGGAGATCACTCTGGCTAAAGTGGAAAAGGAGAAGTATGCAACTGAGAACAAGGTAAGGGTGTTTGAAATGGAGTGAGTTGCCTCCAGAGTTAGTTAAGAGGGCACAGAAAGATCCACAGCAAATTAAGTAGATTGAATATGTACAggtaaataaaaactaaacatgtttttgatttCTCATTTCATAGTGATAAATACATTTCCTTCTTCCGGCTCACAGGTGAAGAACCTGATTGAGGAAATGTCAGTTCTTGATGAAACCATAACGCATTTGACCAAAGAAAAGAAGGCTCTTCAGGAGGCTCACCAGCAGACTCTAGATGACCTGCaggcagaggaagacaaagtCAACACTCTGACCAAAGCCAAGGCAAAGCTGGAGCAACAAGTAGATGATGTAAGTGTATTTATTGCCTATATAAAAGCACAGGTGGTGATATATATAAtgtaacatatttcaaaattcCTATTGAACCAGCTGGAGGGTTCActggagcaggagaagaagctGCGTATGGACCTGGAACGGGTCAAACGTAAGCTGGAGGGAGATCTGAAACTCTCCCTGGAGTCGGTTATGGACTTGGAGAATGACAAACAGCAAATTCAAGAGAATCTGAAGAAGTGAGTTTTCACTTAATTACAGAGAAATATGATCTTGCTTTTGGgaagtaatgataataattgcCAAATTTTTCTTCCAGGAAAGACTTTGAAATGAATGGGCTGAGCACAAGAATTGAAGACGAGCAAGCCTTGGTCAATCAGCTCCAGAAGAAGATAAAGGAGCTACAGGTGGGAACTGGTCTCAACTTCTATAAGAGCAGTTATGACATCATTTTGACAACATAACTGACCGCTGCTTTCCTTCAGGCTCGTACAGAGGAGTTGGAGGAGGAGTTGGAGGCCGAACGGGCTTGCAGGGCCAAAGTGGAGAAGCAGCGTGGTGATGTGGCTCGTGAGCTCGAAGAGCTGAGCGAGCGCCTGGAGGAGGCTGGTGGGGCAACCTCAGCCCAGATCGAGTTCAACAAGAAGAGAGAGGCAGATTTTCTGAAGATGCGGCGAGACCTGGAGGAAGCAATGATGCACCACGAGGCTACAACGGCGACCTTGCGGAAGAAGCATGCTGACAGCATTGCAGAGTTGAGCGAGCAGATCGACAGCCTGCAGCGAGTCAAGCATAagctggagaaggagaggagcGAGGTCAAGATGGAAGCCGATGATTTGGCCTGTACTGTGGAGCAGCTCTCCAAGGGCAAGGTAGatagaaaaaagaagataaacacACGGAAAGGTTTAAAGTACTAGATTAATCccttataaaaactaaaaatgtccATCTTTTGTCTACAGACCACTTCAGAGAAGATGTGTCGCCTGTATGAAGACCAAATGAATGAGGCTAAAGCCAAGGTTGAAGAGCTCCAGAGGCAGCTCAACGACACCAACACCCAAAGGGCCCGTGCTCAGACTGAGAGTGGTAGGGCGCTTTTTATTTGAtcacaaatcacacaaacagaTTTTACAGACCTGTTATTAACACAGGTACCTTTTTCTCCTCCATGTAGCCGAGGTGAGCAGGATGCTTGAAGAGCGGGAGTCCATGGTCTCCCAGCTGCAGCGTGCCAAGAACTCCGTCAGCCAGAATGTTGAGGAGATCAAGAAACAGTTGGAGGAGGAGAATAAGGTCAGCTCCATATCACCACATCAGTTAGTAGTGGTTATTTACAAAACTGGTAGCTACCTCTGCAGAAATTCAGAGTTCCTCCACTTCTACTAACTGCTCTGTGCCATCATGATTGGTTTCTTTAAGGCTAAGAATGCCCTAGCCCATGCGCTGCAGTCATGTCGACACGACTGTGATCTTCTGAGAGAGCAGTACGACGAAGAACAAGAAGCAAAGGCTGAATTACAGAGAAGTCTGTCCAAGGCCAATGCTGAGGTGGCTCAGTGGAGGACCAAGTATGAAACTGACGCCATCCAGAGGACTGAGGAGCTGGAGGAAGCCAAGTGagtgagatgtgtttttaactcaCAAAATTTGATGTTACACAATGATCATTTGACCTAAGAGTGCCAAATGTGTTTGCCTCTCATTAGGAAGAAGCTGGTGACACGTCTGCAGAACGCTGAAGAGACAGTGGAGGCTTCCAATGCCAAGTGCTCCTCCCTGGAGAAGACTAAACATCGGCTCCAGACAGAGATCGAGGACCTGACCATTGACCTGGAGCGTGCCAacgctgcagcagctgctcttGACAAGAAGCAACGCAACTTTGACAAGGTATTAGCTGATGGAAACTATTACAGAGGACGACTTTTGCTTTCCTTAACGGAAACCCTAATAGTCAATTTTAACTTTTGTTCCAGTGCAAATATGTGTCTTGTGTTCTCCAGGTGCTGGTTGAGTGGAAACAGAAGTATGAAGAATGCCAGTCAGAGCTGGAGACCTCTCAAAAAGAGTCTCGCGGCCTGAGCACAGAGCTCTTCAAACTAAAGAACTGCTACGAAGAGACCCTGGATCATCTCGAGACCTTCAAGAAGGAGACCAAGAACCTCCAAGGTGCctgtcattgttttttacaacatgaATACCCAGTTTGAAGGTTGCATCCTTTGAAACCGATTACAAGTTTACTTAGCcgttataaaaaataaaaacaatattgatatatttctaTCTTTACTCCCCTAGAGGAGATCACTGACCTGTCAGATCAAATCAGTCAGGGAGTGAAGACCATCCATGAgctggagaaaatgaaaaagggtCTGGACATGGAGAAATCTGAGCTTCAAGCTGCCCTGGAGGAAGCTGAAGTAAGCAGTTTGCTGAGTTCTCTCACTTCTTTCTCCTTGGTGTCTGGGATATTTTTTGACAGAGGTTACCCACCGAATATATGCTCTTCAAGCATTGagtatctgtctgtctcagggCACTCTGGAGCATGAAGAAAGCAAAACTCTCCGCATTCAGCTCGAGCTCAACCAGATCAAGGCTGACGTTGACAGGAAACTGGCAGAGAAGGATGAGGAAATTGACAGCCTTCGGTGAGATTCGTTGATTACTCTTTTTGTCCTTCTTTACGGCAGATTTGATTCTATCCCATTGACCAGTCTATACAAACTGGGCCTCCTAAATTTCTCTCAACATCTTTCAACTTCTAGCCGTAACCACCAGAGAACAATGGAGTCCATGCAGACCACATTAGATGCTGAGGCCAAGTCTCGCAACGAGGCAGTGCGcctgaagaagaagatggagggcGACTTGAATGAGATGGAGGTGCAGCTGAACCATGCCAACAGGCAGGCCTCAGAGTCCCACAAACTCCTGAGAAACTTGCAGGTTCAGATCAAGGTGAGTCCACCTAGCACCCGGTTGATGAACTTACATAATGTGTTTGATTCATTAGTACATGGAACAAATTCCATCCTCCTTAATATTTTGATTGTACATGATCTGGCTCCAGGACATTCAGTTGGAGCTGGATGCAACTATTCACAATAATGAGGATCTGAAGGAGCAGGTGGCAGTGACAGAGCGCCGCAACAACCTGCTGGCTGCTGAGGTAGAGGAGCTAAGGGCTCTGCTGGAACAGAATGACCGTGCACGCAAGCTAGCTGAGCATGAGCTGCTTGAGGCCACGGAGAGAGTCAACCTGTTGCACTCTCAGGTAGGAAGAAGCGTTTAAAACCACCCTCCAGTGCAATGATGAAAGATTATGACTTCActtgatataaatatattggCTTATCAAAGGATGGTCACTTACTTTCAGTAGATGGACGTGAATAGGATACCTTTGTTTTACAAGCTTGCTAGtctgtgtttgttaaaaatagTTGCAAAAGCAAGTATTTCTGGCCTATTTGTTACTCTTTGGTTCAGTTGCTCTGATtactaaataaaagaaatcaaattaaaaacaagataaaataacatatttttaataatgatgATTGATCATTATTATGATTTAATAATCCTGAGACGATTTTTGAAACTGACTCTTTTGCTGCAGAACACTGGAATGATCAACcagaagaagaagctggagAATGATCTGTCCACACTGTCAAATGAAGTAGACGATGCTGTGCAGGAGTGCCGCAATGCAGAGGAGAAGGCCAAAAAGGCCATCACTGATGTAAGTTCtgtaataaacaaaatataaagtGCATGACATAAGAAATTAACAGTACAGAATAACTCAACAGGGGTTTACTCAATGCCCATTTTACAATGATCCTCTGAATTCTTGTAGGCAGCTATGATGGCAGAGGAGCTGAAGAAGGAGCAGGACACTAGCGCCCATctggagaggatgaagaagaacatGGAGCAGACCATAAAGGATCTGCAGATGCGACTGGACGAAGCAGAGCAGATCGCCCTCAAGGGTGGAAAAAAACAGGTCCAGAAGCTGGAGGCCAAGGTGAGAGATGAGCTCAGTTAAATCATTATGTAGTCACTGTCCTATCTTATAATTGTTGTGATGGGTTGAGAGTTTTGTTTGTAATCTGAGTGGACTGGTAATGTTCTGGTCTTGCTTGTAGGTCAAAGAACTGCAGATTGAAATTGAATCTGAGCAAAAGAAGAGCCAAGAGTATCAGAAGGTAGTACGCAAGTATGAGAGGAGAATCAAAGAGCTCTCCTACCAGGTAAACAACAAGTTTGTTTGCACATAGAGCATGCTGGGGTGTAAAATATGAATGCTTGTTTTAGGAGCTCCCTGTGTTGTCTGTGCAGGGTGAGGAAGACAAGAAGAACCTGGTCCGCCTGCAGGACCTCATTGATAAACTGCAGACCAAGGTGAAGAGTTACAAGAGACAGGCTGAAGAAGCGGTGAGTCCATTATCAGCAGTTTAGCATTATTGTAGTGTCAGTGATAAATTATTATCTTCACCACATCCTTAGCCATAGCTGGAGCGGCTTAAATAGAGAAGAAAATGACTGAAAAGCCTTCAGTTCACTGTACACTGAATAGGTTTCTTGGTTTCCTCCCACCTGCAGGAGGAGCAGGCAAACACCAACCTCTCTAAGTATAGGAAGCTCCAGCACGAGCTTGATGATGCAGAGGAGAGGGCTGATACGGCTGAATCGCAGGTCAACAAGCTCCGGGTCCGCACACGGGACCAGGGTAGCAAGGTTAGTAAACTTAACACATTTCATATTACAGTATGCTGCTAAATTGTATGACCTTTAGaagtatttattaaaattagcCAGCGGGCTTCATAACAAGAGGGTTAATCTGAGAAGAGACTGAATGTTTTCCTTGGTTAAAGATGACCTCACATAGCCCTCTTATATGATCTCTAGTGTGGTCATAAGTAAATCTGTAACACTGTGTATGTGGTTGCTAATAAACATCCCTGTCATGTGTATTTCAGCATGCTGACTGACGTGAGGCTGAACGCTGTGGCCAAACATATCACAGCCAGCCAGCTGCAACAGCTGTGCTCGACTGTGACGAAACACCCAAATaaagatttcaaatatttacctatgactgttttgtttttccgtTATTTTTCAGTGTAAATATGTGATAAAGATAAAAATCCCACAAAGAAGGTCTAAAGGAgaatttattatattattaatttgaCAAACAACTGTTAAATAAGGAAAAATAAGTTTAACACCAGCATAAGAGGAGGAACATGTGGGTGAAAGTTGATTATAAAAGTAGTTATAGTAGAATGTGAAACTAAAATATGAATCTTGTTTGATAACAGggttagaaagagaaagactgAAGTGTGCAGAGGTGAATATCTAACACAGCGATGAGATTTTTTGCATTATTCAATGCCAAcacatgtgaaaaaacatgGGTTGTTATCTAAAATTAATTCATGATTTAGATTTTACACCATGAATGTTGTCCACTGTCCACTTCTCTTAAAgtcatttctttcaaaaagaACTGCTGTCGATCATGGTAGAGTGAGACACAATcatatttaattataaaaaaaaagcaccatgtgGTCTGTTAAGAGTAAATCGAAAGACTGGATGCAAAATGTGTCTGATATAATCCTCATCATGCCAAACAGTACATACATCTCCAGTTAATAAAGTCAAAGCATCAGGGATACCAAATAGTGTTACGTTTAACACTGTGCAGCGTGTTCTTGGCCGAAGGAATACCATTTCACCATTTTCTATACAAACTAAGGAAAGAAATCTAAGGCCTACTAGGAGCATCGCATCAGATACAGCATAAGTGTTGAGAACCAATTCTCTTGTGCATCATACAAAGGACTCACTCGCTCTACAATTCAGATCACAAAGCTACAGAAGTCAGGGTTTAGAGATTGTTTATAAAGCTGCTCCCAAAGAGCACTCACAACATTCATAATTGTATATCAATGAGCTCATTGGCTTCCATAGCGGATGACTGAGTGTTAAGAGATTTGGATCGCTGATAACCTATGATACGTAATAAGAATTTGACAACACAGTACCCCGCTTCAAATCACATTATGCTAtcaaaaaaaacatagcaaTTATTTCAGGCATCCAGCAAAGAAACTGAGAATTTGTTAGAGAGAAGCACTTGTAAAGTATAATTGTATCAACGTCACTGCAAAGCACAAAAGATGAACTAATTGAAAGTATGTGCACGCACCCTCACCAAGAGATTCAAGACATGCTGatttaaagttagaaaaaaatgaaacatttctgGTTAAATTgcttaaagcaaataaaaggctttcaaagtgtaaatgaccattgtgttgtgtttccatCCCAAGGCGGCATAGCACTAGCAACTCATGGCATCAGGGGCCAACTGTGGAAATGCCCTTATACATTCACATGAACAATTATTATGACTCATGACATGCTGGGAGTAAAACCGTAGACTTGACATAAGAAGTGGTTTGATCTGTCCGGTGCAAGGATAAAATATGAGGTAGCTCATCCATTTGTACTTATCTCAGGTTTAGTTTGCTTAATTTTAGAAACCAAATCCACATCTTCCATTTCCATTAAACAGCCACACATTCAGGCCGTGAACACATGAACATAGCCCTGCCCACTACTTCATCTTAATCCAAACTAAAAATCAAGTGggttcatgaaaaaaaaaagagagatcgTCATTCTCAGCTTGTTGTCAACGATTTTGAGAGACCAGAGACAGGGGTAGACCTTCAGTCCAATGCTGATGCTGTTGGGCAAGCTAATTCACATAAACTTTTGCTGGACTGGAACAATGTAAGTGGTATCCTAACACTAGCACCTGCATAGTTTATTCTTTTCTCAAAGCATCTCTCacaacatgcatacacattgttacaaaatgaaaatgtttttaatcaaaaattgtggtaaaatataataaacaaaaacaattcaatcTGTGCAATGTTTTATTCTACAGTTTATCCAGAGCTAAAAAGTTTGAACACgacataagtaaataaaaaataaaataaaaaacctggTAAAGAAATGACTCCCGAGTGGCTTCTAAAGTCACGACAGAGCGGATGGTTTTAGGTGAGAGGAGCCCCGTGTGATTTGTGAAACATGCCAGCCAGCCCACAAGCTACCTAAATGTGCAGAGTAGAACCAAAAAGCACCAATTAACAATAGCCATCTAATGTAATAGACCCACAGACAGGTTGGCGTGGAACACAGAGTGCGTAGGTAGTGGGAGAGTGAGGCCGGTGACTCCTGGCAGCCTTGGGACAAACTACCGACCTGAAAATCTGGGTATCGGTTTAAGCTGTGGCCATTTCCAAACCACGTCCAAgtgaaaagaatatttttttcttacatataCTTTGTTgaatcatacttttttttttccatagaaTTTTGTATAGGTTATATAAAAGGCTCTATTTGAATTTCACCTAAAGCAAACAACCAAAGCAGGTGTCATTTCACAAGGTCCCTTAATTGTCAAACGATGTGGGGCGGGCATACAGGTTTCCTCCTCTACCTTTGAAGAAGAAGTCGGTAACTTAGTGAGAGGACGACAGCCAGGCAAATTACATCTCATCACGTTTGTGATGACACCCTCAATGCAAAAGGTACAGACAAAAACAGGCAAGTCTTTACACCCAGAACACAGTCAAAGTGCCTGGATGGCTCAGCGGAGATATCACCAGCTTTAGGTGTCCATGCTCCTGTGACCTTCTGCCCTGTCCCACCCCGTGCTCACTAAGTGAACAAACTGGAGGTCAATCTTCCAGCAGGTCTCTGTCCAGATCCATGTAGGGTTCATCAATGTAGCTTGCTATGGCACACAGAGAAGTCCTGTCTGAGCCCAGCAGCACTGACACAGTCTCCTTCCAGTAGCTGAAGGGGATACAGGAGCTCTGGgaggagagaaagcagagagaatttagaacaaaacattttgtgactttgtgctCACTATTGAAGGCTTAGCTGCAATGTCAAGTAACATGCATACTTAGCTGAGAATTTCACCATCAAATAATGTGGTAAATTAGGTTAGATCAAGGTGATCAGGGCcttgtgtacatgtgtaaatATCTTCAGCTTTTGGgttgtgtatatacacatgtgaaaataataaacattgtTAATGTTGAAGCAGCCATGATTTCCATTTCTGGCCACTTGAGGGCAGCAGAACAAGCAAATGCACAACATTGATAGAAAACAGTTGGCCatttacaacattaacatttatttgtagTTGTGTTGCCAAATTCTTATTAATCAGACAAACGCTGGGATTACT
The Etheostoma cragini isolate CJK2018 chromosome 4, CSU_Ecrag_1.0, whole genome shotgun sequence genome window above contains:
- the myh7ba gene encoding myosin, heavy chain 7B, cardiac muscle, beta a isoform X1 translates to MSRFDSKDFGEAAQFLRKSDLELMVSHTIVFDGKKRAWVPDEKEAYIEIEIKEHSGDKVIVETKDGRTLTVKECDIQQMNPPKYDMIEDMAMLTHLNEASVLFNLRRRYSAWMIYTYSGLFCVTVNPYKWLPVYTAPVVAAYKGKRRSEAPPHIYSIADNAYNDMLRNRENQSMLITGESGAGKTVNTKRVIQYFAIVAALGETTAKKGQGLATKTEGTLEDQIIEANPAMEAFGNAKTLRNDNSSRFGKFIRIHFGHTGKLASADIDIYLLEKSRVIFQQPGERSYHIYYQIMSQKKPELLDMLLVSSNPYDYHFCSQGVTTVENMDDGQELMATDHAMDILGFLSDEKYGCYKIVGAIMHFGNMKFKQKQREEQAEADGTESADKASYLMGVSSADLIKGLLHPRVKVGNEYVVKGQNVEQVNYAVGALAKATYDRMFKWLVGRINRTLYTSLPRQYFIGVLDIAGFEIFELNSFEQLCINFTNEKLQQFFNHHMFILEQEEYKREGIEWTFIDFGLDLQACIDLIEKPLGIMSILEEECMFPKASDSSFKAKMYDNHIGKSPNFQKPRPDKKRKYEAHFELVHYAGVVPYTIIGWLDKNKDPLNETVVVCFRKSSNKLLASLYENYVGSDSVSDHKSGSKEKRKKAASFQTVSQLHKENLNKLMTNLRSTQPHFVRCIIPNETKTPGIMEAFIVLHQLRCNGVLEGIRICRKGFPNRIVYAEFKQRYRILHPSAIPNHTFMDSRKATEKLLASLDIDHNQYRFGHTKVFFKAGLLGHLEELRDERLAKILTLLQAAARGKLMRNERNKFTRMKAALMIIQWNIRAFNAVKHWPWMKLFFKIKPLLKSAATEKELISLKEEMAKLKEALEKSEVKRKELEERQVSLVLEKNDISLLLQAEQDNLADAEDRCELLIKTKIQLEAKVKEIMERLEDEEEMSSTLLAKKRKLEDECAELKRDIDDLEITLAKVEKEKYATENKVKNLIEEMSVLDETITHLTKEKKALQEAHQQTLDDLQAEEDKVNTLTKAKAKLEQQVDDLEGSLEQEKKLRMDLERVKRKLEGDLKLSLESVMDLENDKQQIQENLKKKDFEMNGLSTRIEDEQALVNQLQKKIKELQARTEELEEELEAERACRAKVEKQRGDVARELEELSERLEEAGGATSAQIEFNKKREADFLKMRRDLEEAMMHHEATTATLRKKHADSIAELSEQIDSLQRVKHKLEKERSEVKMEADDLACTVEQLSKGKTTSEKMCRLYEDQMNEAKAKVEELQRQLNDTNTQRARAQTESAEVSRMLEERESMVSQLQRAKNSVSQNVEEIKKQLEEENKAKNALAHALQSCRHDCDLLREQYDEEQEAKAELQRSLSKANAEVAQWRTKYETDAIQRTEELEEAKKKLVTRLQNAEETVEASNAKCSSLEKTKHRLQTEIEDLTIDLERANAAAAALDKKQRNFDKVLVEWKQKYEECQSELETSQKESRGLSTELFKLKNCYEETLDHLETFKKETKNLQEEITDLSDQISQGVKTIHELEKMKKGLDMEKSELQAALEEAEGTLEHEESKTLRIQLELNQIKADVDRKLAEKDEEIDSLRRNHQRTMESMQTTLDAEAKSRNEAVRLKKKMEGDLNEMEVQLNHANRQASESHKLLRNLQVQIKDIQLELDATIHNNEDLKEQVAVTERRNNLLAAEVEELRALLEQNDRARKLAEHELLEATERVNLLHSQNTGMINQKKKLENDLSTLSNEVDDAVQECRNAEEKAKKAITDAAMMAEELKKEQDTSAHLERMKKNMEQTIKDLQMRLDEAEQIALKGGKKQVQKLEAKVKELQIEIESEQKKSQEYQKVVRKYERRIKELSYQGEEDKKNLVRLQDLIDKLQTKVKSYKRQAEEAEEQANTNLSKYRKLQHELDDAEERADTAESQVNKLRVRTRDQGSKHAD
- the myh7ba gene encoding myosin, heavy chain 7B, cardiac muscle, beta a isoform X4, with translation MSRFDSKDFGEAAQFLRKSDLELMVSHTIVFDGKKRAWVPDEKEAYIEIEIKEHSGDKVIVETKDGRTLTVKECDIQQMNPPKYDMIEDMAMLTHLNEASVLFNLRRRYSAWMIYTYSGLFCVTVNPYKWLPVYTAPVVAAYKGKRRSEAPPHIYSIADNAYNDMLRNRENQSMLITGESGAGKTVNTKRVIQYFAIVAALGETTAKKGQGLATKTEGTLEDQIIEANPAMEAFGNAKTLRNDNSSRFGKFIRIHFGHTGKLASADIDIYLLEKSRVIFQQPGERSYHIYYQIMSQKKPELLDMLLVSSNPYDYHFCSQGVTTVENMDDGQELMATDHAMDILGFLSDEKYGCYKIVGAIMHFGNMKFKQKQREEQAEADGTESADKASYLMGVSSADLIKGLLHPRVKVGNEYVVKGQNVEQVNYAVGALAKATYDRMFKWLVGRINRTLYTSLPRQYFIGVLDIAGFEIFELNSFEQLCINFTNEKLQQFFNHHMFILEQEEYKREGIEWTFIDFGLDLQACIDLIEKPLGIMSILEEECMFPKASDSSFKAKMYDNHIGKSPNFQKPRPDKKRKYEAHFELVHYAGVVPYTIIGWLDKNKDPLNETVVVCFRKSSNKLLASLYENYVGSDSVSDHKSGSKEKRKKAASFQTVSQLHKENLNKLMTNLRSTQPHFVRCIIPNETKTPGIMEAFIVLHQLRCNGVLEGIRICRKGFPNRIVYAEFKQRYRILHPSAIPNHTFMDSRKATEKLLASLDIDHNQYRFGHTKVFFKAGLLGHLEELRDERLAKILTLLQAAARGKLMRNERNKFTRMKAALMIIQWNIRAFNAVKHWPWMKLFFKIKPLLKSAATEKELISLKEEMAKLKEALEKSEVKRKELEERQVSLVLEKNDISLLLQAEQDNLADAEDRCELLIKTKIQLEAKVKEIMERLEDEEEMSSTLLAKKRKLEDECAELKRDIDDLEITLAKVEKEKYATENKVKNLIEEMSVLDETITHLTKEKKALQEAHQQTLDDLQAEEDKVNTLTKAKAKLEQQVDDLEGSLEQEKKLRMDLERVKRKLEGDLKLSLESVMDLENDKQQIQENLKKKDFEMNGLSTRIEDEQALVNQLQKKIKELQARTEELEEELEAERACRAKVEKQRGDVARELEELSERLEEAGGATSAQIEFNKKREADFLKMRRDLEEAMMHHEATTATLRKKHADSIAELSEQIDSLQRVKHKLEKERSEVKMEADDLACTVEQLSKGKTTSEKMCRLYEDQMNEAKAKVEELQRQLNDTNTQRARAQTESAEVSRMLEERESMVSQLQRAKNSVSQNVEEIKKQLEEENKAKNALAHALQSCRHDCDLLREQYDEEQEAKAELQRSLSKANAEVAQWRTKYETDAIQRTEELEEAKKKLVTRLQNAEETVEASNAKCSSLEKTKHRLQTEIEDLTIDLERANAAAAALDKKQRNFDKVLVEWKQKYEECQSELETSQKESRGLSTELFKLKNCYEETLDHLETFKKETKNLQEEITDLSDQISQGVKTIHELEKMKKGLDMEKSELQAALEEAEI